In Hahella sp. KA22, one genomic interval encodes:
- a CDS encoding bifunctional (p)ppGpp synthetase/guanosine-3',5'-bis(diphosphate) 3'-pyrophosphohydrolase has product MPTIDALAERLKTYLDNHHINVVRRAFYYAEQAHEGQYRQSGEPYITHPLAVANLLADLQLDHQCLAAAMLHDVIEDTGIPKDALSGQFGESIAELVDGVSKLTQIEFKSKAEAQAENFQKMTLAMAKDIRVILVKLADRLHNMRTLGPLKPEKRRRIATETLDIYAPIANRLGIHTMCVELEDLGFQAMFPMRAKYIQEAVRKLRGTHYEIIEEIKHKLESKLKERGLSVRIQGREKHLHSIYQKMKAKRRSFHDIMDVYAFRIITDSVDSCYRTLGVVHGMYKPVPGRFKDYIALPKANGYQSIHTTLFGSHVNIEIQIRTEEMDKVANSGIAAHWVYKSATSDLADNQQMRAQKWVKDLMELRERADDSLEFIEHVKIDLFPDEIYIFTPKGRIMELPGGATPVDFAYAIHTDIGNSTVACRINKHLASLSMPLKSGQTVEIITAPGAKPNPAWLNFVVTGKAKSNIRHYLKQQRQSESRDLGRRLLKKNLQAFGKRLDDISEQHKEKVLKHNQASSFDRLLEEIGLGSRMAYIVARQLVSDGEPTESHDMEYREDDNKPSLMVEGADGQVLNLAHCCKPIPGDPIVGVINRGAGLMIHSETCDKIKKFLHDPEHCIHLTWAKNITDEFSVALRVEVERQRGVIAEIASAVTMADGNIEKINVEEQNARLSVVSLIIKVQGRIHLARVMRRLRHLLAVTSISRVKH; this is encoded by the coding sequence GTGCCGACGATTGATGCGCTTGCTGAACGTTTAAAAACCTATTTGGATAACCACCATATCAATGTGGTGCGGCGAGCGTTTTACTACGCCGAGCAGGCGCATGAAGGGCAATACCGGCAAAGCGGGGAGCCTTACATCACCCATCCGCTGGCGGTGGCCAATCTCCTGGCCGATTTGCAATTGGATCATCAGTGTCTGGCGGCGGCCATGCTGCATGACGTCATTGAAGACACCGGCATACCCAAAGATGCGCTCAGCGGCCAGTTTGGAGAGAGCATCGCCGAATTGGTGGATGGCGTAAGTAAGCTGACCCAGATTGAGTTCAAGTCCAAGGCGGAAGCCCAGGCGGAAAACTTTCAAAAGATGACTTTGGCCATGGCCAAAGACATTCGCGTTATCCTGGTGAAGCTGGCGGACCGTCTGCATAACATGCGCACGCTGGGACCGTTGAAACCGGAGAAGCGTCGTCGGATCGCGACGGAGACGCTGGATATCTACGCGCCGATCGCAAATCGCCTTGGCATCCACACCATGTGTGTGGAGCTTGAGGACCTCGGGTTTCAGGCCATGTTCCCGATGCGCGCAAAATATATTCAGGAAGCCGTACGTAAACTGCGCGGCACCCATTACGAGATCATCGAAGAGATCAAGCACAAGCTGGAAAGCAAACTGAAGGAGCGCGGTCTGTCCGTGCGTATTCAGGGCAGGGAGAAGCACCTGCACAGCATTTACCAGAAGATGAAGGCCAAACGACGTTCATTCCATGACATTATGGACGTGTACGCCTTCCGCATTATTACCGACTCCGTGGATAGCTGTTACCGAACGCTCGGGGTGGTCCACGGCATGTACAAGCCGGTGCCGGGCCGCTTCAAAGACTATATCGCCCTGCCCAAGGCCAACGGTTATCAATCCATTCACACCACGCTGTTCGGCTCCCACGTCAATATCGAAATCCAGATCCGCACCGAAGAAATGGACAAAGTCGCCAACAGCGGCATTGCGGCGCATTGGGTTTACAAGAGCGCCACCTCTGACTTGGCGGATAACCAGCAGATGCGGGCGCAGAAGTGGGTGAAGGATTTGATGGAGCTGCGCGAGCGGGCGGACGACTCGTTGGAATTCATCGAGCATGTCAAAATCGACCTGTTCCCGGACGAAATCTACATCTTTACGCCGAAGGGCCGCATCATGGAGCTGCCCGGCGGGGCGACTCCGGTGGACTTCGCGTACGCGATACACACGGATATCGGCAACTCCACGGTGGCCTGTCGCATTAACAAGCATCTGGCTTCTCTCAGTATGCCGCTGAAGAGCGGGCAAACTGTGGAAATTATTACCGCGCCCGGCGCCAAGCCAAACCCGGCGTGGCTCAACTTTGTCGTCACCGGCAAGGCGAAGAGCAACATCCGTCACTATCTGAAGCAGCAGCGCCAGAGCGAGTCCCGTGATCTGGGGCGGCGCCTGCTGAAGAAAAACCTGCAGGCGTTCGGCAAACGACTCGACGACATCAGCGAGCAGCACAAAGAAAAAGTGCTCAAGCATAATCAGGCCAGCAGCTTCGACCGCCTGCTAGAGGAAATCGGGCTGGGCAGCCGCATGGCGTATATTGTAGCCCGGCAACTGGTGTCTGATGGCGAGCCGACGGAAAGCCATGACATGGAATACCGCGAGGACGACAACAAGCCGTCCTTGATGGTGGAAGGCGCTGATGGTCAGGTATTGAATCTGGCGCACTGCTGTAAACCGATTCCCGGCGATCCCATCGTCGGCGTCATCAATCGCGGCGCGGGGTTGATGATTCACTCCGAAACCTGCGACAAGATCAAGAAATTCCTCCACGACCCTGAGCACTGCATCCATCTGACCTGGGCCAAGAACATCACTGACGAGTTCTCCGTAGCCTTGCGGGTCGAAGTGGAGCGCCAGCGGGGCGTCATCGCCGAAATCGCCAGCGCGGTCACCATGGCCGACGGCAATATCGAGAAAATCAATGTGGAAGAGCAAAACGCCCGTCTCAGTGTGGTGAGCCTGATCATCAAAGTTCAGGGCCGTATCCATCTGGCGCGGGTCATGCGTCGCCTGCGTCATCTGCTGGCGGTGACTTCCATTTCCAGGGTGAAACACTAA
- the rpoZ gene encoding DNA-directed RNA polymerase subunit omega: MARVTVEDCLDHVDNRFELVMLASKRARQISQYGKDPKVEWENDKPTVVALREIAAGLVTSAMLEQDED; this comes from the coding sequence ATGGCGCGAGTAACCGTTGAAGATTGTCTGGATCATGTAGATAACCGTTTTGAGCTGGTCATGCTGGCTTCAAAGCGCGCTCGTCAGATCAGCCAGTATGGCAAAGACCCTAAAGTCGAGTGGGAAAACGATAAACCCACTGTCGTCGCACTGCGCGAAATCGCTGCGGGCCTCGTCACATCTGCGATGCTTGAGCAAGACGAAGACTAA
- the gmk gene encoding guanylate kinase, which produces MARGQLYIISAPSGAGKTSLVSALLKEDKLAQVSISHTTRQVRPGEQDGVNYFFISREEFLAQAQAGDFLEHAEVFGNFYGTSQAWVESTLAKGVDVILEIDWQGAQQVRKLRPEAKSIFILPPSLEALQQRLESRGQDSAEVIQRRLQEAANEISHYPEYDYLVFNDDFDHALVDLKSVFRAERLRLSVQQVRFEAELRGMLSSQSS; this is translated from the coding sequence ATGGCCAGAGGTCAGTTATATATTATTTCAGCGCCCTCCGGGGCGGGTAAGACCAGTTTGGTGTCGGCTTTACTCAAAGAAGATAAACTGGCGCAAGTCTCCATCTCCCACACGACTCGTCAGGTGCGTCCGGGCGAACAGGATGGGGTGAATTACTTTTTTATCTCCCGCGAAGAGTTTCTGGCGCAGGCGCAGGCGGGAGATTTCCTGGAGCACGCGGAAGTGTTCGGCAATTTCTACGGCACGTCTCAGGCCTGGGTGGAGTCCACTTTGGCGAAAGGCGTCGACGTTATCCTGGAAATTGACTGGCAGGGTGCGCAACAGGTGCGCAAACTGCGTCCGGAAGCCAAGTCCATATTCATCCTGCCTCCTTCTCTGGAAGCCTTGCAGCAGCGCCTGGAATCTCGCGGTCAGGACAGCGCCGAAGTCATTCAGCGCCGTTTGCAGGAAGCAGCGAATGAAATTTCCCATTATCCTGAATACGACTATCTTGTATTCAACGATGACTTCGATCACGCGCTGGTGGATTTGAAGTCCGTTTTCCGGGCTGAGCGGCTGCGTTTATCCGTGCAGCAAGTGCGCTTCGAAGCCGAGCTACGCGGGATGTTGTCATCCCAGTCGAGTTAG
- a CDS encoding LysR family transcriptional regulator has product MATRFGFDLRALRIFAHVAKTGNMSHSAEQLGMTQSSISQALSKLEESLKTRLFDRTVRPMELTSAGRFLYDRSTALLQEAEQTSQAILQSDFAQLRLIKIALTDSIVTSVGRSLLDAVKKRAHDWSISTGLSHLHGHSLLSRNTDIIISDDALEDYADLSRYRILREPFILALPNDYNGPVDDLNKLAAELDFVRYGAHSLIARGIERHLRAVRVEAPDRLQLDNSYAIVSAVSAGMGWTITTPLCLFQSGIKQHHVQIRRLPGEQLFRSITLTARKGELGDLPREIAQDCIAILKQDFLSLMATEHPWMMEYLTLGD; this is encoded by the coding sequence ATGGCAACACGTTTCGGTTTCGATCTCCGCGCTCTGAGGATTTTCGCCCACGTCGCCAAGACTGGGAATATGAGCCACTCCGCTGAGCAGTTGGGAATGACGCAAAGCTCTATCTCCCAGGCTTTGTCCAAGCTGGAGGAGTCGCTGAAGACCCGGCTGTTCGATCGCACAGTCCGCCCCATGGAGCTGACCAGCGCCGGGCGCTTTCTGTATGACCGCAGCACCGCCCTGTTGCAGGAAGCGGAACAGACCAGTCAGGCCATTCTGCAGTCGGATTTCGCGCAATTGCGCCTCATAAAGATCGCGTTAACCGATTCCATCGTCACCTCGGTAGGACGATCGCTGCTGGATGCGGTGAAAAAACGCGCCCATGACTGGTCGATCAGCACGGGACTTTCGCATCTGCACGGCCATTCCCTGCTCTCGCGCAACACAGACATTATTATCTCCGACGACGCCTTGGAGGATTACGCCGATCTGTCCCGCTACCGCATCCTGCGGGAGCCGTTCATTCTGGCTCTTCCCAACGACTACAACGGCCCCGTCGATGACCTCAACAAACTGGCGGCGGAGTTGGACTTTGTCCGTTACGGCGCTCATTCCCTCATCGCTCGGGGCATCGAGCGGCATTTGCGCGCGGTGCGGGTGGAAGCCCCGGACCGTCTGCAGCTGGACAACTCTTACGCCATTGTCTCCGCCGTATCGGCGGGCATGGGCTGGACCATCACCACGCCTCTGTGTTTATTCCAAAGCGGCATCAAGCAGCATCACGTACAAATCCGCCGTTTGCCCGGCGAACAGCTGTTCCGCTCGATTACTCTTACTGCCCGCAAGGGAGAACTGGGAGACCTGCCCCGGGAAATCGCCCAGGACTGTATCGCAATATTGAAGCAGGATTTCCTGTCGCTGATGGCGACCGAACACCCCTGGATGATGGAATATCTGACGTTGGGGGATTGA
- a CDS encoding GMP synthase: MRIGILQCDDVMEELQPEFGNYPAMFEAALGELAPQWAFVTYRAMDGELPDSVDACDGYITTGSRHGVNDGAQWIEKLESFVLAVATAGKKFVGICFGHQLLAKALGGQVEKSNRGWGVGMSFNQIGVRKNWMEPYQPSLDLVVSHQDQITQLPEGAEVLASSAFCPFYLLQYGSDLMTVQGHPEFSKAYSSALMDKRTDRIPAPRIREGKTSLTAPVDDRLMMQWIINFFAGGQLTR, translated from the coding sequence ATGAGAATTGGCATTTTGCAGTGTGACGACGTTATGGAGGAATTACAGCCGGAATTCGGGAATTATCCGGCGATGTTTGAAGCGGCGCTGGGAGAACTGGCTCCGCAATGGGCTTTCGTCACTTATCGGGCGATGGACGGCGAACTGCCGGATTCCGTCGACGCCTGCGACGGCTACATTACCACCGGCAGTCGCCATGGCGTGAATGACGGCGCGCAGTGGATCGAGAAGCTGGAGAGTTTTGTGCTGGCGGTCGCTACGGCGGGGAAAAAGTTTGTGGGCATCTGCTTTGGTCATCAATTATTGGCCAAAGCGCTGGGAGGCCAGGTGGAGAAGTCCAATCGCGGCTGGGGCGTGGGCATGTCCTTCAATCAGATTGGCGTGCGCAAAAACTGGATGGAGCCTTATCAGCCTTCCCTGGACCTGGTGGTCAGCCATCAAGATCAGATCACGCAGTTGCCGGAAGGCGCGGAAGTGTTGGCGAGCAGCGCCTTCTGTCCCTTCTACCTGTTGCAGTACGGCTCTGATCTGATGACGGTGCAGGGGCATCCTGAGTTCAGCAAGGCGTACTCCAGCGCCTTGATGGACAAACGCACGGATCGTATCCCCGCGCCGCGTATTCGCGAAGGCAAGACGTCTCTAACAGCGCCGGTGGATGATCGTTTGATGATGCAGTGGATCATCAACTTTTTCGCAGGAGGACAGCTGACTCGTTAA
- a CDS encoding iron-containing alcohol dehydrogenase — protein MSALQANWNYPTAIRTGAGRIRELPELCRNLGMRSPLLITDPGLKSLPMVQDTVALCRDAGLQCGLFADIQGNPTGENVEAGVAAYRAGGHDGVIAFGGGSALDAAKAVALMVGQDRPLWDFEDVGDNWTRVNEAGMAPVVAVPTTAGTGSEVGRASVITDAAKHVKKIIFHPRMLPALVILDPELTVGLPPPITAATGMDALSHNLEALCSPFYHPLAEGIAVEGIRLVKDYLPRAVADGADIEARTQMLVASSMGATAFQKGLGGMHALAHPLGALYNAHHGLLNAILMPYVLKANREAIEERITRLVRYLDLSEPGFDGFLNWVLALRESLGIPHALSAIGIDDSDAERVGAMAVEDPSAGGNPVAFDAGQYAELFRNAVHGRL, from the coding sequence ATGAGTGCACTACAAGCCAATTGGAATTATCCGACCGCCATCCGCACTGGCGCCGGACGTATCCGGGAACTGCCGGAACTCTGTCGAAATCTCGGCATGCGGTCGCCTCTGCTGATAACCGACCCAGGTCTGAAATCCTTGCCGATGGTGCAGGACACCGTTGCTCTCTGCCGTGACGCCGGGCTGCAATGCGGGCTGTTCGCGGACATTCAAGGCAATCCCACGGGAGAAAATGTGGAAGCGGGAGTGGCCGCATATCGCGCTGGCGGCCATGATGGCGTCATCGCCTTTGGCGGCGGTTCTGCGTTGGACGCCGCCAAAGCGGTGGCGCTGATGGTTGGACAGGATCGTCCGTTATGGGATTTTGAAGATGTCGGCGATAACTGGACGCGGGTCAACGAAGCTGGCATGGCGCCGGTGGTCGCCGTGCCCACGACGGCGGGAACAGGTTCAGAAGTAGGGCGGGCCTCGGTGATCACGGACGCCGCCAAGCACGTCAAAAAAATTATCTTCCATCCGCGTATGTTGCCGGCGCTGGTGATTCTGGACCCAGAGTTGACCGTCGGCCTGCCGCCGCCCATCACGGCTGCGACCGGGATGGACGCGCTTTCCCATAATCTGGAAGCGTTGTGTTCGCCTTTTTATCACCCCTTGGCGGAAGGCATTGCGGTGGAAGGCATTCGTCTGGTGAAAGACTATCTGCCCCGCGCTGTCGCAGACGGCGCCGATATTGAGGCGCGCACGCAGATGCTGGTCGCCTCCAGCATGGGCGCTACGGCGTTCCAGAAAGGCCTTGGCGGCATGCACGCCCTGGCGCACCCGCTGGGCGCTTTGTACAACGCGCATCATGGTTTGCTCAATGCGATTCTCATGCCTTACGTGCTGAAGGCGAACCGCGAGGCGATTGAAGAGCGCATCACTCGTCTGGTGCGTTATCTGGACTTGTCGGAGCCAGGATTCGACGGCTTCCTGAACTGGGTGCTGGCGCTGCGTGAAAGCCTGGGCATTCCGCATGCTTTGTCTGCGATCGGTATTGACGACAGCGACGCGGAGCGTGTCGGCGCCATGGCGGTGGAAGACCCCTCCGCTGGCGGCAATCCGGTTGCGTTCGATGCAGGCCAGTATGCGGAACTCTTCAGAAACGCTGTACATGGACGTCTTTGA
- a CDS encoding aldehyde dehydrogenase family protein — translation MSTMQKTWSPVDGSLYVERPYADQAAIAAATAKAAQAQRDWKRTTLAQRRDICRKMVDAFVAKRDEIATELCWQMGRPIRYAAGEVGGFEERARFMIDVAEEALAPIELDEKPGFRRYIKREPLGVAFVIAPWNYPYLTAVNAIVPAILAGNAVLLKHSAQTPLCAERIYEAFREAGLPDGVFQYLHLNHADTEALIGSPDIHYVAFTGSVPGGAMVERAAAGRFIGVGLELGGKDPAYVRADADIDHAVETTIDGAFFNSGQSCCGIERIYVHESVYDAFVEKAVALVRSYRLGRSDDPNTTLGPLVRASAAEFVRGQVREAVEQGAVAHINPADFEMDKEGTPYLAPQVLTNVDHSMRVMTEESFGPVVGIQKVASDEEAVTLMNDSEFGLTASIFTRDLDAGVALGERVDTGTFFINRCDYLDPALAWTGVKNSGRGCTLSKLGYESLTRPKSFHIKML, via the coding sequence ATGAGCACTATGCAGAAGACTTGGTCCCCTGTGGATGGATCTCTCTACGTTGAGCGTCCCTACGCTGATCAAGCGGCCATCGCCGCCGCCACGGCTAAGGCGGCGCAAGCCCAGCGCGATTGGAAGCGCACTACGCTGGCGCAGCGGCGGGACATCTGTCGCAAGATGGTGGACGCCTTTGTCGCCAAACGTGACGAGATCGCGACGGAGTTGTGTTGGCAAATGGGACGGCCAATTCGCTACGCGGCGGGGGAAGTGGGCGGATTTGAAGAGCGCGCCCGTTTTATGATCGATGTCGCGGAGGAAGCGCTGGCGCCGATAGAGTTGGATGAGAAACCGGGCTTTCGTCGCTATATCAAACGTGAGCCCTTGGGCGTGGCCTTTGTCATTGCGCCCTGGAACTATCCTTATCTGACGGCGGTTAACGCCATTGTGCCGGCGATTCTGGCCGGCAACGCCGTGCTGCTTAAACATTCTGCGCAAACGCCTTTGTGCGCGGAGCGCATTTACGAAGCTTTCCGTGAAGCAGGCCTGCCTGACGGCGTATTCCAATACCTGCATTTGAATCATGCGGATACGGAAGCGCTGATCGGCTCGCCAGACATTCACTACGTCGCGTTTACCGGCTCTGTCCCTGGCGGGGCCATGGTGGAGCGCGCCGCCGCAGGCCGTTTTATCGGCGTGGGCCTGGAATTGGGCGGCAAAGACCCCGCTTATGTTCGCGCGGACGCGGATATTGACCACGCTGTGGAAACCACCATTGATGGCGCTTTCTTCAACTCGGGGCAGTCCTGCTGCGGCATCGAGCGCATCTATGTCCATGAATCCGTTTATGACGCCTTTGTGGAGAAGGCCGTCGCCCTGGTCAGAAGTTATCGCCTGGGGCGCTCCGATGATCCTAACACCACCCTGGGGCCGCTGGTGCGCGCTTCCGCGGCGGAATTCGTGCGGGGACAAGTGCGCGAGGCCGTGGAGCAGGGGGCCGTCGCCCATATCAATCCCGCTGACTTTGAGATGGATAAAGAAGGAACGCCTTATCTGGCCCCGCAGGTGCTGACTAATGTTGACCACAGTATGCGGGTAATGACCGAAGAGTCTTTCGGTCCGGTTGTCGGCATCCAGAAAGTGGCGTCCGATGAGGAAGCCGTGACGCTGATGAACGACAGCGAATTCGGCCTCACCGCGTCTATTTTTACGCGGGACCTGGACGCGGGCGTGGCGCTGGGCGAGCGGGTCGATACCGGCACGTTCTTTATCAACCGTTGCGATTATCTGGACCCGGCGTTGGCCTGGACCGGCGTGAAGAACTCCGGGCGCGGCTGCACCTTGTCCAAGCTGGGCTATGAATCCCTGACCCGGCCCAAGTCTTTCCATATCAAGATGCTGTAA
- a CDS encoding glutamine synthetase family protein, with the protein MIKTRDVKTIADAKRIVEERNLTHVKVGLFDNDGVMRGKYMSKEKFFSSLESGFAFCDVVLGWDSQDQLYENVGVKYTGWHTGYPDAPVKILPESCRDIPFEPGMLLFLCDFDGPAARICPRNVLSRVLRRAEDMGLDAYAAFEYEFFMFNETPHSARAKGYRNLEPITPGFFGYSMLRNSVHAELYHELLDLCEKMDFPLEGLHTETGPGVLEAALTVDSACAAADKAALFKTFTKVWAQRKNMMATFMAKWSNDYPGQSGHIHMSLRHKESGKSAFYEAGQPMNMSKMQRHFIAGQQKLMPEMLAMMAQTVNAYSRLVPGFWAPTDATWGCENRTTALRVIPGSDKSQRVEYRLGSADANPYIALAASLGSGLYGIEHELEPEEMVSGNAYDQEHPRQLALPSTLVDAAAALRRSEAARELFGNEFVEHYAATRDWEGREFRRHITDWELERYFEII; encoded by the coding sequence ATGATAAAGACAAGAGACGTAAAAACTATCGCCGACGCCAAACGGATTGTGGAAGAGCGCAATCTGACCCATGTGAAGGTCGGATTGTTTGATAACGATGGCGTTATGCGCGGCAAGTACATGAGTAAGGAGAAGTTCTTTTCCTCACTGGAAAGCGGCTTTGCCTTCTGTGACGTGGTGTTGGGCTGGGACTCACAAGACCAGCTTTATGAAAATGTCGGCGTCAAATACACCGGCTGGCATACAGGCTACCCGGACGCTCCGGTGAAAATTCTGCCGGAGAGCTGCCGCGACATCCCCTTCGAGCCGGGCATGTTGCTGTTTTTGTGCGACTTCGATGGACCCGCTGCGCGTATCTGTCCGCGCAATGTGTTGTCACGCGTACTGCGTCGTGCGGAGGACATGGGGCTGGACGCCTATGCCGCCTTTGAATATGAGTTCTTCATGTTCAATGAAACGCCGCATTCCGCTCGCGCCAAAGGATATCGCAATCTGGAGCCGATCACGCCGGGTTTTTTCGGCTACTCCATGCTGCGTAACTCCGTGCACGCGGAGCTTTATCATGAGCTGTTGGATCTGTGCGAGAAAATGGACTTCCCTTTGGAAGGACTGCACACCGAAACCGGACCAGGCGTCCTGGAGGCGGCATTGACGGTGGATTCAGCCTGCGCAGCGGCGGACAAGGCGGCTTTGTTCAAGACCTTCACCAAGGTATGGGCGCAGCGTAAGAACATGATGGCCACATTCATGGCCAAGTGGTCTAACGACTATCCCGGCCAATCCGGGCACATCCATATGTCGTTGCGGCATAAAGAAAGCGGCAAATCGGCCTTCTATGAAGCCGGTCAGCCCATGAACATGAGCAAGATGCAGCGTCATTTTATCGCCGGACAGCAAAAGCTGATGCCGGAAATGCTGGCGATGATGGCGCAGACAGTAAACGCCTATTCCCGTTTGGTTCCGGGGTTCTGGGCGCCGACCGATGCGACCTGGGGCTGCGAAAACCGCACGACGGCGCTACGGGTCATTCCCGGATCGGATAAGTCGCAGCGGGTCGAATATCGACTGGGCTCCGCCGACGCCAATCCCTATATCGCCCTGGCCGCGTCTCTTGGCTCAGGTCTTTACGGTATTGAACACGAACTGGAGCCGGAAGAGATGGTGTCCGGTAACGCCTACGATCAGGAACATCCCAGACAGCTGGCGTTGCCGTCCACGTTGGTGGACGCGGCTGCAGCCTTACGTCGCTCGGAAGCGGCGCGTGAGTTATTCGGGAATGAGTTTGTTGAACATTACGCCGCCACCCGCGATTGGGAAGGCCGCGAATTCCGTCGCCACATTACGGATTGGGAGCTGGAGCGTTATTTCGAGATTATCTAG